Part of the Fusobacterium sp. SYSU M8D902 genome, TCAATCCAGAAAAAATAATAATATATGGAGATCTATTTCAAAGTGAATATATTTTTAAAAATATGTTAAAAGAGATCAGAAAGCTAACTTTAGACGAACAGTATTATCAAATTAAAAGAACAGAGTTTCAAGAGAGCATATATAATATAGCTCCTATGGCTTTAGCCAACTATATGTTATTTAGGTAGTACAAAAAGAAAAAGGCCTGATTGCTCAAGCCTTTTTCTCACTATATAAAACATCTTGGGGAAAGATTTTATGTATTAATAATAACATTAAATTGTGACATTTTCGTGACGAAGTTTCAAAAAAATATATTTTTTTATCAGAAAATATTTTTTAATGAAATTTTTGAAAAATAAATATTATTTTTTTTATAATTTAAATTTTTTTATTGAAAATGAGTGATAAATTATAATATAAACTTATCTAAATTCTCCTCGTTCTCCTCTTTTTTAAAGATTTTTTTAATATAGTTTATATCAATATTTATTTTTTTGCTCTCTTCATATGGAGCTTCAAACATAACCTCTCTCAATAGCTCTTCAATTACAGCCGACAATCTTCTAGCACCAATATTTTCAACTTTTTCATTTTGAGTTGCAGTTATCTCAGCTATCTTTTCAATAGCCCCCTTTGTAAAGTTAAGCTCCACATTATCCACAGCTAACATAGCTTTATATTGATCCAAAAGATTGTATTCTACTTCAGTAAGAATTTTAATAAAATCCTCTTTTTCAAGATTTTTTAACTTTATTTTAATTGGAAATCTTCCCTGTAATTCTGGCATCAAATCTGAAGGTGAGCTCTGTGAAAATGCTCCAGCAGCAATAAATAGAATGTGGTCAGTTTTAACAGGTCCAAATTTAGTCATAACAGTACTACCTTCAACTATTGGAAGTATATCTCTTTGTACACCTTGTCTAGAGACATCTCCCTTTCCACCACCCTCTCTTTCAGTGATTTTATCTATCTCATCAATAAATATAATTCCATTATTTTCAACATTTTCAATAACCTCATTATTTAAAGATTCAAGATCAATTTTTTTCTCAACCTCTTCATCTAAAAGTATAGAGATTGCATTTTTTACTGTAGTAGTAAATTTTTTAGACTTATTGGGAAGTGAAGACATCATCTGATCCAAAAAGCCACCAATATCCTCTCCTCCACCTGCAACAACCTCAATAATAGGTATATCATTATCTTTTTTAGGTCTATCTATCTCAATTTCAGTATCATCATACTTACCTTCAATAATATCCTTAACAATTTTCTCTTTTTCAGTGTCATTTAAGGTATTATAAGGTTTTAATAGTTTGGCAATTTTTTCAACAGCTATTTGAAAAGATTGCTCTCTTAAAGAGTTAAATTTATCCTCTTTCATCTTTCTGTATGTAAGAGCAACTAAATCTTTTATTATACTTTCAACATCTTTTCCCACATATCCAACTTCAGTGTATTTTGTAGCCTCCACCTTTAAAAATGGAGCATTGGCAATCTTAGCTATTCTTCTAGCTATCTCAGTTTTTCCAACACCTGTAGAACCTATAAGTATGATGTTTTTGGGTGTAATCTCTTTTCTTAAGTTTTCATCTTCTATCATCTTTCTTCTATCTCTATTTCTCAATGAAATAGCCACATTTTTTTTAGCTTCATCTTGTGAAATTATATATTTATTTAATTCCTCTAAGATTTTTTTAGGTGTAAGTTCTTTATTCATTCCCTATATCTCCTCTATTTTATAAATCTATTATCATAATATCTCTTAAAGCTTGTAAATTTTCAAATGTAGGTGTATCTATTCTAACTTTATAGGTTACTCTGTCATTGTACCCCTTATCAAGATACTCACCATTTCCATTATTAACTATGCTCTCTACCTCTCCAATTTTTTCATAATTGAAGTCTAGAAGATAGATTTTTCTCTCAACATACTCCTCTATTCCAGCTTCTTGTATAGCAAGTTTAGCTGTTTTAGCATAATTTCTAACCAAGCCACCAGCTCCCAACTTGATCCCTCCAAAATATCTAGTAGCAACAACAGCAAGATTAGTAACTTCCATATAGTTGATGATATCTCCCATAGGTTTCCCAGCAGTACCACTAGGCTCTCCATCATCATCTGTTTTAAAATACTCTTGACCATTATCTATAACTTTGTATGCTGAGCAATTATGAGTAGCATCTAAATGCTTTAATTTTATAGATTGAATAAATTGCTCCGCTTCAATCTTACTTCCAACAGGCTTAACATAACCAATAAACCTCGATTTTCTCTCTTCAAATTCAATAACATACTCTCTTGCAACACTTTTCATAAACTCTCTCCATTAAATAACTTTATATAAAAATTCAACTATAAATTGATAAGTTGGTATAATAAAATTATACAAAATTCCTGTCCAACTCAAAATCATAATAATAAATATACCATATCTATCCATATGAAATACACTCTCTCTTAAACTCTCACTACCAATAGAGGCAACCACCCTAGATCCATCTAATGGAGGTATAGGTATTAGATTAAATACAGCAAGTAAAATATTTAACTTAACCATATATATTACAGCCACTACTAAGTGCCATGATAAAAGAAATTCATACATATATTTAATCATAAAAATTCCTATAAAGGCAAGTAAAATATTTGCCGACACACCAGCTATTGCCACTAAAAACTCCCCAACTCTACCATATTTTAGTCTATAGTAATTTATTGGAACAGGCTTAGCCCAACCAAATACAAAAGATGACCCTGCTA contains:
- a CDS encoding YigZ family protein, which produces MKSVAREYVIEFEERKSRFIGYVKPVGSKIEAEQFIQSIKLKHLDATHNCSAYKVIDNGQEYFKTDDDGEPSGTAGKPMGDIINYMEVTNLAVVATRYFGGIKLGAGGLVRNYAKTAKLAIQEAGIEEYVERKIYLLDFNYEKIGEVESIVNNGNGEYLDKGYNDRVTYKVRIDTPTFENLQALRDIMIIDL
- the hslU gene encoding ATP-dependent protease ATPase subunit HslU, with the translated sequence MNKELTPKKILEELNKYIISQDEAKKNVAISLRNRDRRKMIEDENLRKEITPKNIILIGSTGVGKTEIARRIAKIANAPFLKVEATKYTEVGYVGKDVESIIKDLVALTYRKMKEDKFNSLREQSFQIAVEKIAKLLKPYNTLNDTEKEKIVKDIIEGKYDDTEIEIDRPKKDNDIPIIEVVAGGGEDIGGFLDQMMSSLPNKSKKFTTTVKNAISILLDEEVEKKIDLESLNNEVIENVENNGIIFIDEIDKITEREGGGKGDVSRQGVQRDILPIVEGSTVMTKFGPVKTDHILFIAAGAFSQSSPSDLMPELQGRFPIKIKLKNLEKEDFIKILTEVEYNLLDQYKAMLAVDNVELNFTKGAIEKIAEITATQNEKVENIGARRLSAVIEELLREVMFEAPYEESKKINIDINYIKKIFKKEENEENLDKFIL
- a CDS encoding site-2 protease family protein, with the translated sequence MKKFLKELKYLNRDMPNSTKLILGVILIYFLLTFGKTLLFDPSIFINIALLLISLLIHELAHGFVAYLCGDNTAKIYGRLSLNPLKHLDPLGTLFPILSILAGSSFVFGWAKPVPINYYRLKYGRVGEFLVAIAGVSANILLAFIGIFMIKYMYEFLLSWHLVVAVIYMVKLNILLAVFNLIPIPPLDGSRVVASIGSESLRESVFHMDRYGIFIIMILSWTGILYNFIIPTYQFIVEFLYKVI